From Tripterygium wilfordii isolate XIE 37 chromosome 16, ASM1340144v1, whole genome shotgun sequence, one genomic window encodes:
- the LOC119981318 gene encoding probable cinnamyl alcohol dehydrogenase 1, giving the protein MSSESANEDCLAWAARDTSGVLSPYKFSRRALGSDDVSLKITHCGVCHADVLWTRNMFGDSKYPVVPGHEIVGIVKEVGSNVKGFKVGDRIGVGTYVNSCRSCEYCNDLQEVCCVKFPTLTFNAIDVDGTVTKGGYSSYIVVHERYCFRIANGYPSELAAPLLCAGITVYSPMIRHKMNQPGKSLGVIGLGGLGHMAVKFGKAFGLKVTVLSTSVTKKEEAVALLGADKFVVTSDQQQLMAEAQSLDFIIDTASGDHPFDPYMMLLKTFGVYVLVGFPSEVKFNPGSLVFGMKTVSGSATGGTKDTQEMLDFCAAHKIYPNVEVIPIQYINEALERSIKKDVKYRFVIDIENSLK; this is encoded by the exons GGCTCTTGGAAGTGATGATGTCTCACTAAAAATTACACACTGCGGAGTTTGTCATGCTGATGTCCTTTGGACTAGGAATATGTTTGGAGACTCCAAGTATCCGGTGGTTCCAGG ACATGAGATCGTGGGAATTGTGAAAGAGGTTGGTTCCAATGTTAAGGGCTTCAAGGTTGGTGATCGTATCGGAGTAGGCACTTATGTCAACTCATGCAGAAGCTGCGAGTACTGTAATGATTTGCAAGAAGTTTGCTGTGTAAAATTTCCAACTCTCACCTTTAATGCCATTGATGTGGATGGTACTGTTACTAAAGGAGGATACTCCAGTTACATTGTAGTTCATGAAAG GTACTGCTTCAGGATTGCCAATGGCTATCCATCGGAGTTAGCAGCACCTTTGCTTTGTGCAGGAATCACTGTTTACTCTCCCATGATTCGCCATAAGATGAATCAACCTGGTAAGTCTTTAGGAGTTATTGGGCTCGGTGGTCTTGGTCACATGGCTGTGAAGTTTGGCAAGGCTTTTGGGCTGAAAGTAACGGTTCTCAGTACGAGCGtaaccaagaaagaagaagctgtGGCTCTGCTTGGTGCAGACAAATTTGTGGTTACATCTGACCAACAACAGCTGATG GCCGAAGCTCAATCATTAGACTTTATCATTGACACGGCATCTGGTGATCACCCATTTGATCCGTATATGATGCTGTTGAAAACTTTTGGTGTATATGTTCTTGTTGGGTTCCCAAGTGAAGTCAAATTCAACCCTGGAAGCCTTGTTTTTG GTATGAAAACCGTATCTGGTAGCGCAACAGGTGGTACAAAAGACACACAAGAAATGTTGGACTTCTGCGCTGCTCATAAAATTTATCCGAATGTAGAGGTAATTCCAATTCAGTACATAAATGAAGCTCTTGAGCGGTCGATTAAGAAGGATGTGAAGTACCGATTCGTGATTGATATTGAGAACTCCTTGAAATGA